From the genome of Geobacter sp. SVR, one region includes:
- the queD gene encoding 6-carboxytetrahydropterin synthase QueD has translation MYKLTIRTAFAAAHNLINYQGDCENLHGHNWKVDVAVTARELDKAGLGIDFKVLKREAGAIINELDHKYLNENPVFKEVSPSSEHISRYLYQRLSERLNDGNITVDSVTVWESDNASASYYE, from the coding sequence ATGTATAAACTGACCATTCGCACCGCCTTTGCCGCAGCCCACAACCTGATCAACTATCAGGGGGACTGCGAGAACCTGCACGGCCACAACTGGAAGGTGGATGTGGCCGTGACTGCCCGAGAGCTGGACAAGGCCGGTCTGGGGATCGACTTCAAGGTGCTCAAGCGCGAGGCCGGTGCCATCATCAACGAACTCGACCACAAGTATCTCAACGAGAACCCCGTCTTCAAGGAGGTCTCTCCCTCCTCCGAGCATATTTCCCGCTATCTCTACCAGCGCCTCTCGGAACGTCTCAACGACGGCAACATCACCGTGGATTCGGTCACCGTATGGGAGTCGGACAACGCCTCGGCCAGCTATTATGAGTGA
- a CDS encoding O-acetylhomoserine aminocarboxypropyltransferase/cysteine synthase family protein — translation MEPKQPSIETLLLHAGQSPDSATLSRAVPIYQTSSYVFKSSEHAANLFGLKEFGNIYTRLMNPTTDVLEQRLAALDGGIGALCLASGQAAITNAVLNIAQAGQNIVSTNYLYGGTYNLFHYTLPKLGITVKFVDTSNPDNVRAAIDENTRLVYTESVGNPKNNVDDFEAIAKIAHDAGIPFVVDNTVTTPVLFRPLDHGADIVVYSLTKFIGGHGTSIGGAVVDSGRFPWNSGKFPELTEPDPSYHGLRYYEALGGLSYIIKMRVTLLRDMGACLSPFNAFQFLQGLETLHVRMPRHVENARRVAETLEKHPLVSWVNYPGLSSHKDNAKARKYLPKGEGAIIGFGIKGGIEAGKKFIDNVKLLSHLANIGDAKSLVIHPASTTHQQLSEEEQLASGVSPDFIRLSIGLENVDDIIADINQALEASQK, via the coding sequence ATGGAACCCAAACAGCCTTCGATCGAGACGCTTCTGCTGCACGCCGGACAATCTCCCGATTCCGCCACCCTTTCCCGTGCGGTTCCGATCTACCAGACCAGTTCCTATGTGTTCAAGAGTTCCGAGCATGCCGCCAACCTGTTCGGGCTCAAGGAGTTCGGCAATATCTACACCCGCCTGATGAACCCGACCACGGACGTGCTCGAGCAGCGTCTGGCAGCCCTGGACGGCGGCATCGGCGCCCTGTGTCTCGCCTCGGGCCAGGCCGCCATCACCAACGCGGTGCTCAATATCGCCCAGGCCGGCCAGAATATCGTTTCCACCAACTACCTGTACGGCGGTACCTATAACCTGTTCCACTACACCCTGCCCAAGCTGGGCATCACGGTCAAGTTCGTGGACACCTCCAATCCCGACAACGTTCGCGCCGCCATCGACGAGAACACGCGGCTGGTCTACACCGAATCGGTCGGCAATCCCAAGAACAACGTGGACGATTTCGAAGCCATCGCAAAAATCGCCCACGACGCCGGCATCCCCTTTGTGGTCGACAATACCGTGACCACGCCGGTCCTGTTCCGTCCCCTGGACCATGGAGCCGACATCGTGGTCTACTCCCTGACCAAGTTCATCGGCGGCCACGGCACCAGCATCGGCGGGGCCGTGGTGGACAGCGGCCGCTTCCCCTGGAACAGCGGCAAATTCCCGGAGCTGACCGAGCCGGATCCCTCCTATCACGGTCTGCGTTACTATGAGGCCCTGGGGGGACTTTCCTACATCATCAAGATGCGGGTAACGCTCCTGCGCGACATGGGGGCCTGCCTTTCCCCCTTCAATGCCTTCCAGTTCCTGCAGGGACTGGAAACGCTGCACGTGCGCATGCCGCGCCACGTAGAGAACGCCCGCCGGGTGGCAGAAACGCTCGAAAAGCATCCCCTGGTCTCCTGGGTCAACTACCCGGGACTGTCCAGCCACAAGGACAATGCCAAGGCGCGCAAGTACCTCCCCAAAGGGGAGGGGGCCATCATCGGCTTCGGCATCAAGGGGGGCATCGAAGCGGGCAAGAAGTTCATCGACAACGTCAAGCTCCTGTCGCACCTGGCCAACATCGGCGATGCCAAGTCGCTGGTGATCCATCCCGCCTCCACCACGCACCAGCAGTTGAGCGAGGAGGAACAGCTCGCCAGCGGCGTGTCGCCCGATTTTATCCGCCTCTCCATCGGGCTCGAGAATGTGGACGACATCATCGCTGACATCAATCAGGCGCTGGAGGCGTCACAGAAGTAG
- a CDS encoding L-threonylcarbamoyladenylate synthase, which translates to MLLEIHPEHPQPRYIARVVECLRQGGIIAYPTDTTYGIGCSIFNKKGIERIYQMKRREHKKPFSFICPNISEIARYCRVSNMAYKILKRYLPGPYTFVLDATRDVPDLLVTRQKTVGIRIPDNRICIEIVQLLGNPIVTTSANLSGEEPCGDPRSIEDVFGHQLDIIVDGGLLSTDVSSVVSLVRDTPEVLRAGLGDVSWCS; encoded by the coding sequence ATGCTGTTAGAGATTCATCCCGAACATCCTCAGCCCCGCTACATCGCCCGCGTCGTCGAATGCCTGCGGCAGGGGGGCATCATCGCCTATCCCACCGACACCACCTACGGCATCGGGTGCTCGATTTTCAACAAGAAAGGCATTGAGCGGATATACCAGATGAAGCGGCGCGAGCACAAAAAGCCCTTTTCCTTCATCTGCCCCAATATCTCGGAAATAGCCCGTTATTGCAGGGTCAGCAACATGGCCTACAAGATCCTGAAGCGCTACCTTCCCGGGCCATATACCTTTGTGCTCGATGCCACGCGGGATGTGCCGGACCTGCTGGTGACCCGCCAGAAAACGGTCGGTATCCGCATTCCCGACAACCGCATCTGCATCGAAATCGTCCAGTTGCTGGGCAATCCGATCGTGACCACCAGCGCCAACCTGTCGGGCGAGGAACCGTGCGGCGATCCCCGGTCCATCGAAGATGTGTTCGGGCACCAGCTCGATATCATCGTCGACGGCGGCCTGCTCTCCACGGATGTCAGTTCGGTGGTCAGCCTGGTCCGGGATACGCCCGAGGTCCTTAGGGCGGGCTTGGGAGACGTGTCATGGTGCTCCTGA
- a CDS encoding PilZ domain-containing protein — protein MHMPSRPSRRVACQTRCILDHEGVVYSGVIENVSLSGTLVKLQDLPPGIRPGDTCGLLVCDNPDVPHLMHSCRVIRLDLPHIGLELLELGC, from the coding sequence ATGCACATGCCATCGCGGCCAAGCAGGAGAGTTGCCTGCCAGACACGCTGCATCCTGGACCACGAGGGAGTCGTATATTCCGGAGTGATCGAAAACGTCTCCCTGAGCGGCACCCTGGTCAAGCTGCAGGATCTGCCCCCCGGCATCAGGCCGGGTGACACCTGCGGATTACTGGTGTGCGATAACCCGGATGTTCCGCATCTCATGCACAGTTGCCGGGTAATCAGGCTCGACCTCCCCCACATCGGCCTGGAGCTGCTGGAACTGGGCTGCTGA
- the ftsH gene encoding ATP-dependent zinc metalloprotease FtsH gives MKKSRPVRPLKAWAIIVSVILLLCGAYAWRQHQADQRSRISYTAFIDRVNAGEIKSVRTEGDEIIALAASGVKYKLYRPADAELSQLLLAKHIEFSANAPAARSLWIELCFLLVLLVPLFFVFKRLAVFGRSSARLTDGSRSTTLFTDVAGADEAKIDLQETVEFLKDPQKFAKLGGKMPTGVLLVGPPGTGKTLLARAVAGEAGVPFYAMSGSEFVEMYVGVGASRVRDLFARAKKVAPCIIFIDELDAVGRRRDAGGNGASDERDQTLNQLLVEMDGFTVNSGIVIIAATNRPEVLDPALLRPGRFDRQVMVGNPDIRGREEILKVHTRSIPLAAEVDLLVIARGTPGFSGADLANVVNEAAILAARQDKSVLEMVDFDMARDKILMGAEKKSMVLSEKSKLSTAYHEAGHVMVAKLVPGCDPVHKVSIIPRGRALGVTVQIPEEDIHCYTRDMLIGHIKMLMGGRAAEELVFSTTTTGAGNDLARATDMARRMVCEWGMSEAFGPVAFGHRESTPQSDGSTPGNTFSDTTALEIDSQIRSIVTTAYNEVRDLLQTNRTALDLLSTELVAHETLGSREIDAILTTVSAQDRSAEGYAAAA, from the coding sequence ATGAAAAAATCAAGACCAGTCCGTCCGCTCAAAGCATGGGCCATTATCGTTTCCGTCATACTGCTGCTGTGCGGTGCATACGCCTGGCGCCAACACCAGGCCGATCAGCGCAGCCGTATCAGTTACACGGCCTTTATCGACCGGGTCAATGCCGGTGAAATCAAATCTGTCAGGACCGAAGGGGACGAAATCATCGCCCTGGCTGCATCAGGGGTGAAATACAAGCTGTATCGCCCTGCCGATGCCGAACTCTCCCAACTGTTACTGGCAAAACACATAGAATTTTCGGCCAATGCCCCGGCCGCACGTTCCTTGTGGATCGAGCTCTGTTTTCTGCTGGTGCTGCTGGTTCCGCTTTTCTTCGTCTTCAAGCGCCTGGCGGTATTCGGCCGCAGCTCGGCCCGGCTCACCGACGGGTCGCGTTCCACCACGCTTTTCACCGATGTGGCCGGCGCCGACGAAGCCAAGATCGACCTGCAGGAAACGGTCGAATTCCTGAAGGACCCGCAGAAGTTCGCCAAACTGGGGGGCAAGATGCCGACCGGGGTGCTGCTGGTCGGTCCCCCGGGAACCGGCAAGACCCTGCTGGCGCGCGCCGTTGCCGGAGAGGCCGGTGTGCCGTTCTATGCCATGTCCGGCTCCGAATTCGTCGAGATGTACGTGGGGGTGGGCGCGTCCCGCGTCAGGGACCTGTTTGCCCGTGCAAAAAAAGTGGCCCCCTGCATCATCTTCATCGATGAGCTGGATGCTGTGGGACGGCGGCGCGATGCCGGCGGCAACGGAGCCAGCGACGAGCGGGACCAGACCCTGAACCAGCTGCTGGTGGAGATGGACGGCTTTACCGTCAATTCCGGAATCGTCATCATCGCCGCCACCAACCGTCCCGAGGTCCTGGACCCGGCCCTGCTCCGCCCGGGACGCTTCGACCGTCAGGTCATGGTGGGCAATCCGGACATCCGCGGGCGGGAGGAAATCCTCAAGGTACACACCCGTTCCATCCCCCTGGCAGCGGAGGTGGATCTGCTGGTGATCGCCCGGGGAACGCCCGGCTTTTCCGGGGCGGATCTGGCCAATGTCGTCAATGAAGCCGCCATTCTGGCAGCCAGGCAGGACAAGTCCGTTCTGGAGATGGTCGACTTCGACATGGCGCGTGACAAGATATTGATGGGAGCCGAAAAGAAATCAATGGTGCTGTCCGAGAAGTCTAAGCTGAGCACCGCCTATCACGAGGCGGGGCATGTGATGGTGGCCAAGCTGGTTCCTGGATGCGACCCGGTCCACAAGGTCTCGATCATTCCACGGGGACGCGCCCTGGGGGTCACGGTGCAGATCCCGGAAGAAGACATCCATTGCTATACCAGAGACATGCTGATCGGTCACATCAAGATGCTGATGGGGGGACGTGCGGCAGAAGAACTGGTTTTCAGCACAACCACCACCGGGGCGGGCAACGACCTGGCCCGGGCCACCGACATGGCCCGCAGGATGGTCTGCGAGTGGGGCATGTCGGAAGCCTTTGGCCCGGTCGCTTTCGGGCACCGGGAATCCACGCCCCAGAGCGACGGTAGCACCCCGGGGAACACGTTCAGCGACACAACCGCCCTGGAAATCGACTCCCAGATCCGGTCGATCGTAACCACGGCCTACAACGAGGTCCGGGACCTCTTGCAGACCAACCGTACGGCGCTCGACCTGCTCTCTACAGAACTGGTGGCCCATGAAACCCTGGGCAGCCGCGAAATAGACGCCATCCTGACAACGGTGTCGGCACAGGACCGCTCTGCGGAGGGATACGCGGCCGCGGCCTGA
- a CDS encoding BON domain-containing protein: MKPRYAMAAIMAASALLMSGLPVHAADSDAKKDQTMGQEFDDATITTKVKMELMGNRSTSAMHTDVTTNGGVVTLTGKARSQAEKDLATAVAKNVKGVASVNNQMIIDTTK; encoded by the coding sequence ATGAAGCCGAGATATGCCATGGCTGCCATCATGGCAGCCTCCGCACTGCTGATGTCCGGTCTGCCAGTCCACGCTGCCGATTCGGATGCCAAGAAGGATCAGACAATGGGACAGGAGTTCGATGACGCCACCATCACGACCAAAGTGAAAATGGAGCTGATGGGCAACCGCTCGACCAGTGCCATGCACACCGATGTAACCACCAACGGCGGCGTGGTGACTCTGACCGGCAAGGCCCGCAGCCAGGCGGAAAAGGATCTGGCTACCGCTGTTGCCAAAAACGTGAAAGGGGTCGCCAGCGTCAACAACCAGATGATCATCGACACGACAAAATAG